The window GGTATCAGCTGCAGGGACCAGAGCCAGACAGACGTTATGAGACAGCACTAACGTCGTTGTCAGTCTCCACACGTGGCTCTGCAGTCGGGCTGCTGGTGACATGTTAGCTGCTTTATCTGTTGAACTAATAACGTCCTGACGTCTGCATGAAGCAAGAGCTTGTTAAAATGCAGCATAACTACAGCAGCCACCAGGTTTCACTGTTAGATTTCTCCTGACATTAGTCTGAGACCAAGCTGCTGCTCTCGTGACCTGCGGCGTTAGCAAATTAGAGGCTGGTGTGAAGTTAAAATGTGCTGCCTGCAGAAACAACAGTCTAACACAACTGAatacagaccacacacacacacacacgtgctgaTCCTTTAAAcgtgttttgtgtcttttctaaTCCAAACCATGTAGTTGAAGTCACCAGACCTTAAATATAAGTTTAGCTGTTTAGAAAATAAGAGAATTACAAACATGAGAGTGGCATCAATCTCTCATCTACATTCCTGCAGCAAAATCACTGAAATGCTCCTTTAACTTCCAGCTCGCTGACAACAAAGGACTAACTTTGGCtaaataaatatctgaaaagGTTAAATCTGTTGTATGAAGATCAATAAAGCTGTGAGACCAGTGTGGTCCAACACGCGGCCTGAATGACCCAGATGAAAGCCACATGTTGGACCACCATGAAGATGTTCTTCATACTTCAAGTGCTACTGGAGCTTTAAGCCAGAAAAGCCAACGATCTCATGTAAAACCCTCAGCTGTGATTGAAACTGCACATGATGCACTAGAACCACAAACTGTGTGTAGAACCAGCAGCAGGTCCTGTTAGATCCAGCCCTCAGAGCAATGGAAGCGTCCTGGTGCtgtttcaacaggacaatggcCACATGCACAAAGTCggagctataaaaaaaaatgcttctccCAAAGTGGTGACCTCAACCCCAGCCAGCACCTTAGGGTGAACTGTAACACAAACGGTGAGCCAGGCCCCAGATGATGCTGCAGTTTGACCACATGCAACAACACAGACTCATTGAACGAGGCTGAATCAAAGGAAGACAAGAGGAAACAGAGTGAAAAGGATGCTGCAGTTCTGTGGTTTGGGAATGAGGAtggtgaggatgatgatggtggcGCCGCCTGTCTGACGCTGCAGACGCCCACaccagacagagaggaggaaaaccAGGTGTGTGCAGGCAGCCATGGATGAGGAGTCAGCAGCAAACGGTCTAACAGAAGAAGAGACGGAGGGGAAAGTAAAGAGATTTAGGACGACaccagagagaaacaaagaacgGAGAGggcacagaaacagagagagagagagaacagagggggAGGCAGAGGGTGAGTGAAGAGGGGAGACAGGGAGAGGACTGGGTGACATCACTGTTGGCAGTCACAGGCCTGTGCTGCATTGCAGTTACCAGGACAAACCCcagcaggaggagaagcaggaggaagATGGGAAACGAGGATTAGAGTagggaagaaagaaaggaggggaTCATGGGagacaacagcaacaacttCTCCCCAGGCGGTTCCTCCCTGCAGACAAGCAGGCGGCCAAACATTTACagtcacagcaaaacaaagtgCTGCTCCTTTAACTTTACTGGAAAACAGTCTGTCAAGTCTTTTTCccacagtaaattaacacacagTCAGCTCAGGGCACCTATAGATGAACACTGAGATGTCTGTAGTCAGGTCTTTGTCACAGGACTCCAGACCTACATGCAGACTACAACGCCCCACAAACAGCTTTTCAAAAGTCCTCTGGGAATGAAACACCCAGTAACTGCTCAGCTTCCATGAAACAGATGATGCATTTTGTTGATTTGTGAAGTGAGAAGAAGCAAATCCAGACACATTAGTACCATCTACCTGTAAAACACACCTGAGATATTTTTAGGCTGTGCAGCCACAGACAGCATCTACCCACAGACTCACACTGTTCACGGACTGTGAGGATCTAACAGTCCTGGTTCGGGGATTACTGAACTAGTTTTTCACTGTAGAAGCTAGTCCCTATCCCTATTCAGTGGAGTCGCTGCTTTAACAGGTCGAAGTTAATTGTCTATTTGCTGCAGGGGGTTGTATTTAGAACATTCATATATTTAGaacatttatgtatttagaacattcatatatttagaacatttatgtatttagaacattcatatatttagaacatttatgtatttagaacattcatatatttagaacatttatgtatttagaacattcatatatttagaacatttatgtatttagaacattcatatatttagaacatttatgtatttagaacattcatatatttagaacatttatgtatttagaaCATTTCATATGTGCAGGGACTACAGGGAATGATTGTTTTGGGGATAATCCAGTTTGTCCAACATGAACATTAGACGTCAGTCTGTGTTTCAAACCTCAGTGCATGTTCCAGACAAGACGTTTATAGAAGAGAGAGGTGGAAATTCAGTCTGCAGGGAAAAAAACTAAGAGCGAGATTCAAAACCTTTCAGCGACGTCGGGACAGACGATGGAGGCTCCTGCAGCTAAAACAAACCTTTGGGTAGAAAGATGCAACCCTGACTGATCAGTACAGAAATGCCTGTTAAAGTCCCACCACAGGATCTCACTGGAAGCAGCGACCTGAAACACCCAGTCAGGGTAAAGTCCAGCCCACGGTTAGAGctcaggtttaaaaaaaaaccagtCTGATATAAAGGAAAAGTGGAGAGAGGGGAAAACTTTACTGGAAATCGAACCAGCGGCTCCTGAACAACACACAGGTTTGACTGGAATTTGCAGTAAAACATCTCGTTGCTTCTGAAATCGATGCGGCTGAAGGTTTGTCTGCAGCGGCATCCTGACGCACAGAGCAGGGACACACAGAAACCCCGCACTCATTTCACGTTCATGCCGATTACACACCGTCATCTAAGATCCTGCTGAACCACAGGACGACGCTCACAAAAGGCTCGACCAACATCTGACGATGAATCTTGTTCTGAGTTGATCATATTTGTTTCAGCGCTCgacacacacacgtttattACATAGATAGGTGAAGAACTACTCATATCAACACATTTAATCTAATTGAACGCACCTCCAGATTAGAAAATATCCCATAAAGCAGTTCTGCTcatcgacacacacacacacacacacacacacacacacacacacacacacacacacacacacacacacacacacacacacacacacacacacacacactaaagggAGAACTACCTCAGCACAAAGTGACAAATCCTGAGCATCCGATCACTCAGCTGTCACACTTCAGCTTTTCAGACAGGTCGATAAATAAAAGCCTCAGTGTTAAAAGACACAGTGGAGCAGCGGAGCAGTGCTGCACTGGGACATTAGCTCAGCAACATAAACGTCCAGAAATGTCTAATATTTGTCTCAGTCCCAGTTTGACGTGGAACCAAAAAGGCCTTTTAAAGTCTTTGGGGCATCAGACCATCGACACCATCACGACCTTCAGACAACGTTCATCATAAAATTTATTgcttataataataaataatattatttatcGCTTTTTCCTGAGGGAGATTCTGTTGCATCTGTTTTGACATGGAACAcgctaaaataaaaagaaggaaTATATGACTGTTTAatcatatataatatatatatatcagataATCATTTTGAGTGGAGCAGCTTaattaaaatatctgttttataattttacaaaatgttgatttaactgatcatttcaaataataaaatgtgtctgtcagagtttttgttttgcatatatGAAAAGTTGATGTCTGacctaaagaaaaacaagtttcactTCATCTACCAATTCTTTTCAGAAAACAGCTCTAGATGCTATAACTTCCCACAGCCTGAGATCATCTCTATATAataacaatgataataataatgatgatcataataataatgatgatgataataataattatgatcataataatattaatgatgataataataatgagtcTATAGCAAAGAAGCTGATAGATCCTGATATTTGTAAAGTTCGATCCACATGTTTTGGCTCCACAGTTTGAAAAAAGACTCAATTCTAACAACAGCTGCCAATTAATTTCTATGACTGTTTCATTTCCTGTTATGGCTCAGTGACGAACCGCAAAAGGCCTGAATGTCTGCAGGAGCCTGGATTTCACCGTGGACCGTCACAAAACCTGAAACCTGCGTCACCAGCTCTCACCTTCTCTTGTACTCGTCCCTTTCCCTCTTCACCTTGGCCAGCACGTTgtacagagccctgatctctgGTGTGATGGTGTCGATCTGGACTCCGATACCGTCTGGGTGAGTCCAGGAGACCCCGGGTCCCGTGACGCATGACTCCCTACCGGGGCCAAACCGGCAGGTGTGGTTGAAAGACCAGATCGTCCCTGGGAGGAATCGCGGCGGAGGTGGAAGGGTGTTAGACCCAGTTTCAGTGGCGTATCTCTCGTTGATGTTGGTGATGGTTTTATAGGGGTCACTGGGGCTCAGAGCCGGGCTGATGGAGAAACCGGATGTGGTGAGGTTGGAGTTTGAGTCGGTGATGGGGTTAAGGTTGTTCCCCAGCAGGTACTTGTTGTCAAAGACAGACGGAGGATTCAGGGTTGGAGAGAGGAGACCACCGGGCAGGTAGGCCGCGTTGTTGGCGTTGTGGAGCGGGAGGAGGCCCGGCCTGCCTGGAATAGGCCCAATAAAACCTGTCTGGACACCAATGTCTTTGGTCAGTGGTTTTTGTTGTCCGTCCCCTGCGTTCTTCTCCTCCAAAGCCTGCTCCAGCTGCTTCTCCAGCAACTTGTTCCTGCGCTCCAGCTCATGCACTTTAGCCAAGAAGCAGCGGAACCGCAGGTTCAGGGTCTTCAGGACGCTGATGTTGGAACCCAGGTCGTTGCGCAGCGCTGTGGCCATTGGGGGCACCCGGTGCAGGGGATTGGTCAGGTGCAGGTAGTTGAAACCGGACGGTGGGAGGATGCCCAGGTCCAGCCCGGAAAATCCATCCGGTCCGAACCCACCGTGGTCTCCCAGGAAGTAGCCAGGATCTGGGATCGCGGGGTCCGTTTGGCCCGTGatctgctggtgctgctgctgtggtggtgCCAGGAAGCCATTCTCCCCCAGGACCGGATTCATGCTCGAATAGGAAAATCTGAAGTGCTCGAAATCCGGCATGAACCCAAGCTTCTCTAAAGTCAACTCAGCAGGTAATTCTGTTTCAGACCCGGTTATTGCACAGAACCAGAATCGGAAGCTTCTTGTTGAGACCTCCTCCTGATTTCACCTGATGATCACCAGCGCAGAGGAGCCGCGgcctaaacaacaacaaaaaaaagcagatgaTGCGTTTTTAGACAGATGCTTCATGCGCATGAAACGGCAGCAACAAACCCGCAGGTTGGACCTTAGGACAAATCAGTCCTGGCTCAGGGTCTGGGTCCTTCACACATTAACACGCAGCTGCAGCGAATTAAAATCACCGTGAACTTTAGCGCAGCGGAGACGCCAATGAAAACGCGCCGTGATGACGCCGTTTATTCTCAGCCTTAGAATAACGCGCTGCGGAGGACGAGAACAGAAGGACCGTACCTGCCCACGGGAGCAGGAAACACCGACTTTGGTGCCGAATAACGAGTGAAAGCTGCGGGTCagtgaggagcagcagcagcactcagGAATCAACACTGCGGCTGTAGGGTACCGTAAGGACGCGAAAGGAGGAGCACGGGGCAGCGTTACCTACCGTAATAACCAGAGCAGCGGTGCAGCTACTTATCGCCTAAATATGTGACATTAGCAAAAGTTCTTGTGTTcatctttcacacacagacattacagCTTGTCACTGATAACCTACCTGGGATGGGGTTTGTCCAACACTTGTGATTTAGGTGCCACATTAGCCACCATATTAGACAGGTAATGTGGAGCCACCTGTTCCACCTGTCTGAAGGCCTGTGGCCTGTCTGCcattaaaatgacacaaatatCTAGTTTCCCCACAGCTGTTTGTGCTTCCACCTGGTTTTGATGTATTTACTTTTCATAAAAATGGATTTAGGCTCAGAACCATCATCTGATGGATGCATAGATGCATCTAATGTTCAGACTCCAAAAGTAAAGAACAGCAGCCTCACCATAAATAATATGCAACATACTGGTTCTACTAGAACTGGACACAGGCCAAACTGCCCCAGGGAACATGGCAGATGCATCTCAAAGGCCCTGATGCTGCAACTGAATGTAGATATGACTTTTTATTTTGCACCAAGCTCAGTGTCACATGTGTGACCAGAACCTGAACATGAACAGCTTCAGAACATGGCTGAGAAACTATTTCCCTCAAAACATTAAAGAGGTACCACATTAAAAGAAACCTTTATCAGTTGTGATGCAAATGGGATTGAGGATAAGATCTTTTAACTGAAAAGTACTTGTTCTGGGAGctagaacagaacagaactccccaggaaaaaaaaaaacaaaaaaaaaaaaaccccaaaacactCTGCACCAAATTCAATTCCAGCATCTGTGCAGGACTAAGACCTGCTCAGATTCTGGGATCTTGACTGAAAACACCAAGAACCTCCAGGTGACACAAAAAGCCTGTATAAAAGTGGGCAAACAGAGCAGCTGCTAGCAGGAACATTTCATCAGCTGTAGATACCAGGGTTGTTGACAAAAACGTTAGTCTTTCCACAAACTGATACCTTTATTATTTCAAGTGCCAAGGAGTCACTGAGCCCATTCAGTACAACACAGTGCAAACAGTGCCTGCTGTGGTCCATGGTGAAAAGGCTTTCAGATAGACATTTGTTTGTTCCCAGGATGGATGGCGTTGCATCCAGAGACAGGTGAAGTGAATCATGGGAAGGAATGGCATAGTCATGACAGACTTTACTCCTTGGAGAACATGTGCTGGACCAGGTCACACACACGGTTGCTGTAGCCGAACTCGTTGTCGTACCTGCGGACAGAAAATATTCTGGTATCAACCAACAAATCCCAATTTAAtttgtcaggtgtgtgtgaatTCAGATTAATACAGTCGCCGTCTCTCTCAGGCAGAACAAAACTGTACTATACTTTTCACTGTATGAAGGGTGTATTATACACAGACAAGATATTTCTCTGCAAGTGCTAAAACTGATTTGTTActtcatttcaaatgtttgtcagaacaaaaactgcaaacaaaactTTAAAGACACTCAGCTCCAAACTAACGATGTATAAACTCTGCTCAGCTACTGAACCTAAACCTCACACACTAACTCACCATGAAACCAGCTTGACAAAGTGGTCGTTGAGTGCGATGCCAGCACCAGCATCAAAGATGGAGGAGTGGGGGTCGCCGTTAAAGTCCGAGGACACAACCTGAGCAAGCAGACAAATGTTCTTGAAGAACAGTGGATGTAACACACCACACTGAGGAACAGCCAGGATGAGAACAGATGAATAGCACAGTGTGTTTTGATCCAAGCATCACAGCAGGGAGCAACTATTTGAATGTTTATTCAAGGAAACTACCTGGAGATGATACAAGGACACCACCTAGTGGTTCAGGTATGGTTCTACACAGTCCACAAACAAAATGGACTCATTctgttgtgtgcatgtttcctGTACCTGGTCCTCTGTGTATCCCAGAATTCCCTTCATAGGTccctcagcagcagccttgATAACCTTCTTGATGTCGTCATACTTGgcctaaacaaaaacaattataaGAGCATGTCAAGATCATCTAGCAGAGTCAAATCTGCTGAAACTACAAGTATGAAGCTCAGACTGTTctacatttaaatcaaatgatcAGTTAGATTATTCCAAAGTAAACTTGGTTGGACTGTCACATGACCGACAGTAAAGCTTCAGGTTATATAAAGACGACAGCTGCTCACAGGCTTCTCCAGACGGACAGTCAGGTCAACCACAGACACGTTGGGGGTGGGGACACGGAAAGCCATACCGGTCAGTTTGCTGtgagaacaaaaacagtcagtcaaacataaaaacatcagagACACACGAGACGACTGGAGGTGAACGTTAAACCTCACCCGTTAAGCTCAGGGACGACCTTTCCCACAGCTTTGGCGGCACCGGTGGAGGCGGGGATGATGTTCTGGGACGCCCCACGTCCGTCCCTCCACATCTTACCAGAAGGACCGTCCACAGTTTTCTGTGTGGCAGTGACAGCGTGGACTGTGCTCTGTAAGGAAGTTAGACAGATCCAAAATCATCACCAACAAAACCACTGGACACCTGAATATACAAGGAAGAATTCCCTTTGCACAACAGAAACTGATATTAGTAAATGAACACACTTGATTGCTGCCTAAATTAACAGTGTCCTGTCTATGTAACTGCAGAGACTGTTCAATATGAACTGAACCCTGATCAGTTTAGCTAAC of the Mastacembelus armatus chromosome 11, fMasArm1.2, whole genome shotgun sequence genome contains:
- the iffo1a gene encoding intermediate filament family orphan 1 isoform X2, translated to MPDFEHFRFSYSSMNPVLGENGFLAPPQQQHQQITGQTDPAIPDPGYFLGDHGGFGPDGFSGLDLGILPPSGFNYLHLTNPLHRVPPMATALRNDLGSNISVLKTLNLRFRCFLAKVHELERRNKLLEKQLEQALEEKNAGDGQQKPLTKDIGVQTGFIGPIPGRPGLLPLHNANNAAYLPGGLLSPTLNPPSVFDNKYLLGNNLNPITDSNSNLTTSGFSISPALSPSDPYKTITNINERYATETGSNTLPPPPRFLPGTIWSFNHTCRFGPGRESCVTGPGVSWTHPDGIGVQIDTITPEIRALYNVLAKVKRERDEYKRRWEEEYMARMDLQERVAELEEDLQESEVCQDELALRVKQLKAELVLFKGLVSNNLSDLDSKIQEKAMKVDMDICRRIDITARLCDVAQQRNCEDMINIFQVATPPSTLNRRTRKQSGQSSKDGDELSMSESEGGGARDEESCSTSASQLNEQMQKMLNQLRESEFEDDCDSLAWEETEETLLLWEDFPGCSLGVETQGEEESIEKVIKDTESLFKSREKEYQDTIDQIELELATAKSDMNRHLHEYMEMCSMKRGLDVQMETCRRLITQSGDRKSTSLVTLMVDDSDDKDRKKPPLPAECESVDSCCGTNAAVPPVTWRKP
- the iffo1a gene encoding intermediate filament family orphan 1 isoform X1 encodes the protein MPDFEHFRFSYSSMNPVLGENGFLAPPQQQHQQITGQTDPAIPDPGYFLGDHGGFGPDGFSGLDLGILPPSGFNYLHLTNPLHRVPPMATALRNDLGSNISVLKTLNLRFRCFLAKVHELERRNKLLEKQLEQALEEKNAGDGQQKPLTKDIGVQTGFIGPIPGRPGLLPLHNANNAAYLPGGLLSPTLNPPSVFDNKYLLGNNLNPITDSNSNLTTSGFSISPALSPSDPYKTITNINERYATETGSNTLPPPPRFLPGTIWSFNHTCRFGPGRESCVTGPGVSWTHPDGIGVQIDTITPEIRALYNVLAKVKRERDEYKRRWEEEYMARMDLQERVAELEEDLQESEVCQDELALRVKQLKAELVLFKGLVSNNLSDLDSKIQEKAMKVDMDICRRIDITARLCDVAQQRNCEDMINIFQVATPPSTLNRRTRKQSGQSSKDGDELSMSESEGGGARDEESCSTSASQLNEQMQKMLNQLRESEFEDDCDSLAWEETEETLLLWEDFPGCSLGVETQGELQEESIEKVIKDTESLFKSREKEYQDTIDQIELELATAKSDMNRHLHEYMEMCSMKRGLDVQMETCRRLITQSGDRKSTSLVTLMVDDSDDKDRKKPPLPAECESVDSCCGTNAAVPPVTWRKP